The Ananas comosus cultivar F153 linkage group 6, ASM154086v1, whole genome shotgun sequence genome segment GCAAAGATTTTAAGGGCAAAATTTTTACCAGGCCCCTCTCAATAAACCAATTATGTATGTTTTTTCCagttttatttccttttttttgtttaattatcaatatttagttaatacACTGAATTAATATGTTGAAAAGCATCTCTAGTCATAGAGAGAAACCATGATAATTTTAGGGCGCATAGGTTTTATCACGTAGTTACAAATTCAATTGCCATTTTTCTAGGGAACATAAGCTGAAATCCAATCCAAATAAAAACAGGTAATATTATTTACTAGTCGTGTAGTATTCTGGCCCATCTCATACTACTAAACGGAGATTAATTTCTTCCGAGTAATAGGCTAATTTCCTATTTCATGTTTGTTCATTCTAATGATTCGAGTATGATTTCAAATATACATCCTCTGGAATAGTGAAACAGAAGAAGATAGTTTAACTAAGAGAAAATGACATGTTCAAGGTTTATAGGTTTTGGTATAACGATGAACAATAGCAGTAGTAATATGCAAATCTAGGAGGCcttgaattttttcttttaaaaaaatacattaaaCAGAGTAGAGATGGCAAGTGATAGAAAGTATATAcattaagaaaaagaagagcaatAAATCAATAATATACATACAAGGACATATATAAATGACAGATAGAAGATCCTCGCAGCAGCTTCCATTCTTCCATCCCACTTACAATGTGCAAGTACAGAAACACCAAGGAGTACCTTGTGAGTTGTGATGTTAAGACAACTTGCCACGAAGCTTCTATTGCATCCCACAGTTCGAATCAAAATTACACCAAAACCCAAAGAATGTCAAAGATCCCAAATAGAGCATACATAGTTGAAGAAATAACAAGTACACTTGAGTTTTTCATCAGACAAATTAAACAAGATATTTTGAATTGCTGTTTTTTAAGAGCAAAACCATTTAGGGAAGTCCACAGTTTCTGGTAATTGGTTCCACGAAAATTGGACATGCTTGAACATTGTAAGTTATTTGCTTGCATAATATTCTCAATTAGTGCAAAAATTATACATGCACCTACCTTAAAATTATCTAGACAGACTGCTTATGTAATGCTAGCAGGTATCATGTAGGCACTTACTACCTAGAACCCCAAGTTAATATGATTGACATATTACCTTGCAatcatatatttcattatttcaTAAGCTATAAAATCTCAGCTTGCAGTGTCATTCACCTATTGCATTTAGAATCATAATATACATTTGTTCAATACTAGAGGTTTCCACTTCTATGTATTACGTGATAACGACTACAGATGTAAAACTTGAGAGCTTTTGTCTATCTTCTTGTTTGAGGACAAATGGACGCAAATTACTTCACTACAACTCCCTGGTATGTTTAGTTAACTATTTGAAAGTCTAAACCTTAATGCATTTAATTTAAGTAACACATCAAATTACTATTCGCAGTATATTCTTGTCATACTTTGACATTCCACCGTAGATTCTCTATTATCAAAAACTATCATGATAATATGTTTCATTTTAGCAGTATTGTTTGATAAAGATTATTttgcattaaataaaaaaaatcaaatatatcaCATTACCCCTCCAAGCCACCAGACATTCACCTTGGTGACTTTGAGGATTTTCTGACAGGAATTGCCAATAAGTATTGATTGGTGCAACAACAAACCAGCCATAATCTGAGATTTAATTGGTGCAACAACAAACTAGCCATAATCTGAGCTTTAAAATATTCTTACTATTTCTACAGCTaccagcaaaaaaaaagaaacaagaaaaaaaaagagattgcaGTACAACtaggacaaaagaaaaaaagtgttcATACAAATACCAACATACCTCAAAGAAGATTGATAGCATATGACCAGTGAACCACAAGGTAAATAAGAAATGGCCTGAATAGAACAATGAACAGCAAAAGAGGAACACTATTAACAAAATTGCAAATGATACTTGTGGAATTGATACTAGAAACTGAACTATGAAGTAAAAAACAAACACATATTCTGTAAGCAATATAACATACATAGTTTGAGCAAAATGCGGCATCCTCCCTAATTCATTGATCCACGGCATCTACAGAAACCAGAAGGGCATTAGAAGGAACCTTACAATCTAGCACACATGACatacaaaatttagaatttcCGTAAGTGAAGTAAATGTTAAGCAGcgtttgaaaaggcgcgaggCGTGGAGAAGCGCAAGACTCTCCTGGAGCCTCggcctgaggcgcgcgcctcaagaaggcgaggcGCACATTTACTAAGCttagtttaatttgatattctacattaaaaaaatcccaaaataatcattaaaaagtaaacaaaacgcatgcatatagtttaatttgatgttcttGCTGACGCTACTGCTGTTTTCGCTGCTGATGCTTCTTGTTGTCCTGCGAACGCTGCTGCCGGTTGCTTGTTCTGGCTGCCGCTGGTTTGTTGCCGCTGCTTCCTGCTGCTAGCACGGCTGTTGTTGGATGCTTGACAGGGAGAGGATGTGGGAGAACAAGAGACTGAGAAGAGGAGGGGAGCGGTTGATTTTTTTTAGGGGTTTTTTTGGGTTTCTTTCAAGATTTTTAAGTATCTTATcgggtttaaaaaaaaatataagaagcaAATTCAAAACCCAACAATCCGAAAACTTGacttttttttggatttcttttaatattttttaagtatcttATCGGGTTAAAGTATAATATGCAAATTCAAAACTTGACAACTCGAaaacttgaataaaaaaatcCCTGAAAACTTAAATATTGCAAGGCACGCACCTCaggcgcgccttttcaaacattGATGTTAAGGGCCCATTCATTTTGATGAAAGTGGAGGTATGGAAGTCCACTTCAACCAGAATTTGGGTGATGTGCACTATTTGGGCTGCCAAAAGTCGTTCagaattcccagtgggtaaacAATCTTTTGGAGAGGGTACAAAAAAAGCCTTGGCTAACATCCTAACATGCACCTCTGCTCGGCTCATAACACCTTGAGTACTTCAATACAGATAATAGTATTTTCCACTCCCAAAATATGCTAGCATAGAGCTAATATAATTGAAACTGTACTATTAGCAAATTTCTCGCATAATCAGAACCTAGCATACAGCAACTGCACTGTGAGAGGCAAAGCGCATGACCTAAACTTGGATTCACCATACAGGATACGAGATATGCAGaaaataaatctatatttcCTGATTGTGTTTCAATCTAATGAATGCAAGACCCTACAAAATTAACAATCATCCATTAGTATACCTTCTAGAACCACAGTTGCATGGAATCTTTTGCTCCTCCAAAGGAAATTTGTAATTGTACGTCAGCTCTTCACCGGCAGATATATGCCTCTTTGCATAAATAAATATCTTCTTCTGACCCTCAACAGTGATAACTTTCGTATAGCAGTTCGGCTGACAAGTACGAAAGAAAAAACATAAACTAGAAGCATAGATCATAAACAAATTATCTACAGCATGGTTCAACGTGAGTACCTCACAAGAATGGTTAATAAATCTTGCTAGCCCGCCTCTTTTAGTCGCATCAACCTGCATATAATGAGAAATCTATAACCACATGATGGTCACCTAACAAAGCAAGTATTTAAGCAAAACAACTCTCTGAAAAGTTGTTGACAAGCAACTTATGCACTGAACAATAATAagaattgcatgatttatattTCAAAGAAGTAGATCAAAGAAAATATTGAACAAACAAAGGGCCTAAAAGAAGAGTTTAGCAGGttatttataagaaattttaagaaaataagaaGTAGCTACAACATAATCCTGTCTGCAAATCATTCTGTGGCAAAATTGGCCTATATATAGAAATGCAATGCTCAGAAACTACTCTAGCTTAAACATGTGTAAACTTCCAGAAGTCAGCCTCTTTTGACTGAAGCCGCCAAACATCTGTAGCCACTATGTAATTTAGTTCTAGTCtcactaaatttaaatatttttgagtaATAAATAACATATTAAAGATTTTCTACTTCTTGTTCCGTGATAGTTCTGGTGTATGAGAACTTTTACTGAACCACTTGCCAAAGCGCAAATTTCATTGATATCCGCAGGTTGGAGGAACAACAGGAGTACATCTTATTAACTTCTATTACTAAATCATTAATGTATATTAAGAGCTTACAGACCTTGCTACAGCCCATAGGTATCATTAAAATGTGAAGCATATTGATGATTTCACATAAAAAGCAATAGAATGACTATAGTCAACGAAATATACTTCTAACTTCCAATTATGtaatttatcatcattttttatttccaattttgcaatttttgcaGAATACTAcgaatatatagaaattttttacaATCTCTATTTCTGCCATTACTATATTAAGCAGCCAAGTTTCCCCCAACCTAGACAGCATTCAAGCACCAATCAGAAACAATCATATCTATAACAAGATATTAGTCAAGGTTCCCCAAAACCTAGGCAGCATTCAAACACCACAGCAAATTATAGATGTAACAATGTAAAACTAGTAAACACGATGCCAGCAACTCACGTTGAACAACATAcaagtacaatcaaaatcccTCACTTACCACATAACCATCATCCAACCTAAAGAGGTAACTGCTTCCAATTCCCATTTTCTCATACTGATGCTCTCGTATGTCTGATATCTGTAAGAAGCACGGTACTAAGAGTTTGTCTAGAATTTAAAACTGAAGTGTGCAAAGAAATGCACACTAAATATAAGGGTCTTTACCTATATAGTGATATACTTTGGTAAAGTTTTTTACAATACATATCCCAGTAAAATTCACAATTACTTATATGCCCTTTGTTTCAAGACAGAGTACACACCATACGTGCCATTCAAAATTTCACAGAACATGCGTAAGCGTTTATGCATCTGTGCACATGCATGCACAAGCGCCTGCATACCCTAATCAAAGTCTGAAATTGCATGtcctttaaaagattttaacTTCTTAAAAAGATGTCGTCTCTTAAACAGGAAAAATCATCAAATTTACAGGAAGGGAATTAGTTTTGACTTGgaaaaatctttcaaaatgGTAATTATCGCAGGGGTAcaaatataattcaaatttaacaagAGTATAATTGTAAATAACTAAGTTTTGTGCATTTTTATACAAATCCCTAAACATAATTACCTGACGCCGAATTAATTCCCCTACATATTCAATTACGAAATCTTCTGCATCAATTGGCTCAAGAGCCACAAGTCCCCAATCATGAATCTTGCTCCTCTGAAAACATAGACGTTTCTTTCTTGCCTAGAAAGAAGGGCAAGGGcaagtcaaaaaaaagaagagataaaaaagtaatcaaatatttaaacaGAGCAAACTTCAATTACCTTCAACTGATTGATTTTTAACAGCTCCGCACCCTCAGCAGCAGCCAGAAGGTTGCGCAGCTTAACCCTGTTTGTTCTTGCAGAAGGACCCTTGACACAGGAACTTTTGGATTCTTTGGACCCAGAACCAAAATAACGGATCAGAACATGCTTTCTTCTTGAACGGGCCCTCTCAGAAGCAGGCGCATTGCGCGACCATTTTCGCCACTGCCATCCGTCGATAGAAGCTCGAGCACAGCCATCTGATTTGGGGCATGGAGATGAAGGTTTAAGCTTCCATCCTGCTGCTTGcctttgctttcttttctttgcagAACTTGCAGTTGGTAAAGTACAAACCTCAGAAGAAATCACTTTTTGATCAATCTCAACTTTCCTTTTTGAACGGGATAGCCTTTTTACtgtcaagcaaaaaaaaaaaaaaaaaaaaaaaaaaaaaaaaaaaaaaactttttgagTGAAACTGACCTATAGAAATATAATACTGAGAAATGGAAGATAAAAACTTACATTTTGCAACATCACTGGAGCAGAACAGTTCTGGCTCTTTGAGTAAACTGGTATCACAAACATCGTTTTCAGCACACTTGTCAACTTCACTCGAAACCTTTTTTAGAAGTGAAACGTCTTCCAACTTATCATACGGGAAAACTTCATTAATCAAATTGTAAGAAATATTATTCTGCGATTTTATGGCACCCGAAAGTTTCTTCGTCTGAGCATTCTTAGCTTTAACCCTGCGAGTCGTCCTTCTTTTCGTCTGTACTCTTTGCGAACTTAAAGCAAACTTATCAGTCCCTCTATGTGCAGAAGTGGATGCAGAAAGCACAGCATTCAACAAGTTTTTATTCTCGCTTATTCCTAACTCTTGAGAATCGCTTCCACTCACCCTGACTTCTACCAAATTATCCATGAATTTAGAAATCTGTTGACCTCCTGAGATTTCCATGGTTTTCTTTAATGGTCTATCACTCTCTGCAGGAAGAGAAGCTGATAAAGATCCAGACTTTCTCTTGCCTATTTTTCTCTTCCTATAGTACGTATACTTTCCAACCATCAAAGATTCATCATGCAAATCAGAATCATTCAGTTGCCCAGGCTTTTTACTTTGTTCAGCCAGCATCTCAAAAGAATTAGAGGCGTTCTCTTGACGATTGGCGTATGTAATATCCTGAAATAAATGTATGCAAGCAACTTAACTAGTAAAAATGAGAACCTACGGAAGAACTCCAATAATTGTTATTAGAAATAGCAAGATGACAACTGATAGAAACTCTATGCAAGCATCAAAGAGAGTAAAGATCCATATAACATACCTCAGCTAAATTAATCATTCCAGAAGACATGTTGGAGCCAGCACTTCTCAAACCACGCCATGAAGCAAAACATTTTCGCAGGGCATCAGAAAAAAGAGGAGGCCACGCTCTAAGAACTTCAGCATGTAACTTTTGTCGACAGACTGCAACAGTAATGTATTTGGAAATATCTGGTATACACTCATCTGACTGTGAAGGATGAAACTTGTTTTTCTTGAATAACGCCAAGGACTCAGAGAAGTCTTCCAGTCCGGGAGGAGGTGGTTCTTCGGTatcttcatcatcatctaaCCCAGTTGCCATTGGCAAAGACAACCTTTCAAAGGCACTTGCATAACAAGTAGAAAAAGAATCTTGCGGCTCTGCCATAAAAGGGATAGAAAATAAGAAACTAATAATCCACCCCCtaatattaaatagtaaaaatccACAGTTACCAGGAGAACATGATGTTGTATCAGCAGCCAATTCAAGAGAACACGACAAGTCTAGTGGATGAATAGGTTCTTTAGCATCAACTGTTTCCTGCAATCACAAGAAATTCTCAATCATGCTCAACTCAGATAAATGCAGCAAAACAACTAATGATCTACCTACAACTGGCAACCAGATTTCTAAAAATACCTTCAGCAACAACAGAGATACTTTCTCTAATCAGGACACATGTTTTTCATTTTTCCAGCACAAAGCCAACACCTCCGATTACAACAGGTGCATGACATTGGGGTAGCAACTAGATAACAGTTGGGTGGATAAAATGTGCATATTGATAAAGAATTACCTATTCCACCAAATTGTAATAGATCTAAGAGAAAATTCCACCTAGATATGGACAAGTTAAACATTTTCAAAGCAACCAAATGGAAAACAAGCCAACGCTAGGGTGAAATTGTGATATGCTCCTGAATGGTTATTCTACGTAATGATAATCCAGGCTATTACCTCTACTCTAGAAGATAATGGGGTAACAATGAATTTAAGTTAGACAATTATCTCATACTTTTGATATGCATCATTACCAAACACTATCTAGGTTTTGTCAAGGAGAACTTTTAAGACTAGATGGGAGAAGCCACACACAACATCCACAAACCTCAAGTGGCCTAGACATAGGCATAGAAACAGCGGCATGTAAAACTATCACACTACCTTAAATCCAAATTACACAATAAAATACTTCTCTGATCCTATTGGGCATTTCCTTACCTCCAAGGTTTGAAGTCAAAAGAATCAGAGAACTGCAGAAGTTTACATAATAGCATAAAAAGACATGGATGTACATGatcaatcaaaatttcacaGGAGTAAATCACATAAATTGCTAGGGCAATCACTTTATACTTCTCAGATCATCATCATATAGAATCTAAGTTTACAGAGACTAGGTAAATTACTTGATGCTAGCTTTTTTCAGGAAAAGGAAGAATAtgaataaaagagaaatattaaaaaaaaacaaaagaaagcaaattaTAACACAAAACATACAAACAACAAACAATCCTTTATTGGTAAACTTTACCTCGTTGGAACTGCCTTCCATTGTTAAACATAACAAAGCTGTCATCTCTTCTTTAATAACATCTTCAAAGTATTTAAACAATGATATTTTTGCTGCCACGTATAATTCATTTTCTACACTTCCTTGGATCTTTGTTAAAGCACCACTAAGCAAATTGGCATGGGATACAGATTTTGTCTCAACACTGGCAGCAACAGGAGCAATTTCCGAATTTGGTTGAGACTCTGAAAAACTTTCCAGATTATGAGTTCCAGGTTCAAATCCTGGTGGAAAATCAATGTCATTGCAAGAACTCTCTGGGTCAGAAACCATCTGCAAGGGCATCTAAAATGTAAAAAGATGTTAAGGaggtatatattaaaaaaaatgaactgtAAGGAATAAAAGTAAGGTATATCCCAACCTGTGACTGCATCTCATCCTTCTTTTGCATATTTTGGCCATGGAAAACAACAGAACCAGATGAAGCGGGAACTTTAGACCGGCGCTTTCTCTTAAGCCAGGCTTCACAATAGCTAGCAATAGGATCTAAAAAGACAAAATCCCACAGAACATTCATTGAGTCATAGTAGAACATTTCCCGAGCTGCTGATAGCAGCTCGGGAAAATTACCGCATTGGGACACTACAGTAGGCATCAGATCTGCTGGCTGAAATGAGTTCATTTCCTTTGACTCGTGAAAGGAAATAGCAGCATTGTCCCTAACAGGGTAGGACTTCCTCTCAATAACATTATGGAGCTACAGAAATTACACACCAAAATACAAGTCATTTCGGAATTAGAGGATCACAGAAACACAAATAATTATTCTTAAAAGATGGATCGCCTCTTTTGACATCTAAATAACACACCTTGGCTACCTGATTTGATGGCTTTGGTCTAAGGTTCTTCTGAGTTTTCTTCAAAGCAATAAAATCAGGAATCATGCTACtgataatttcatcaattagCACACGTCGAGCTGCTTTCATTATGCCAGAGTGTAGCTGAAAAGAGATATCCTCAGATATGTCGGATATAAAGCTAATTAAGGAACTGAAATCATCATGGACAGGTTCAGCTGCATTCTCCATAATGTCTCTGCTCCACTTATCAATTAATGAAGCAAGAGTAAATGGTCCAAACTTGTTATTCACATGGTAaatctgaaaaaagaaaagaaaaacagaatTAGATAAAAATGTTACAGTTAAAAATGCAACCTAAATATAAACAACAAAACCCTTGAAAATAGCAAAGAATCAGGCATATAAGAACTGCTGCTAACTCCAGATAATTAAAGCACACAAAATTTACTTAAAAGTTTCATCTTCCAAACACCatatttatgtttatatatagtaatagctTGTCACTTGGCATCAAAAGTCTTCCAAGTACTCCTAGTGTAGAAATAAATTCTCGTGCAGAAATACATAATAGAAGAAAGGTTGCGGAAACAAACATTC includes the following:
- the LOC109711838 gene encoding histone-lysine N-methyltransferase ATXR7 isoform X1, whose amino-acid sequence is MPTIGSPLCPGSAPICSSHPDSVMYEEPMPNITSIFSCRCGSNADPEESCFYGCHHFAARKRLKLSTSELSDMEGLQFAAEVDDLSEGCKPDLCSSRCTKACCSCNVIKRTESYAAMQESLHSINRNYETFEPYETGFVTTPARGSSGYAQSSSLGGYMYVNEHGQMCGPYIQQQLYEGLSTGFLPEDLPVYPVVDGKLTNAVPLKYLQQIPNQGYIVPSILSSMASESSKIATHWPIHSETESPAQSSNLVPKQQLMSYQVAADVAQVQTADTRKTDGNQPVLTETLPSEESCWMFEDEEGRRQGPHSIAELCYWHHSSYLHDLVMIYHVNNKFGPFTLASLIDKWSRDIMENAAEPVHDDFSSLISFISDISEDISFQLHSGIMKAARRVLIDEIISSMIPDFIALKKTQKNLRPKPSNQVAKLHNVIERKSYPVRDNAAISFHESKEMNSFQPADLMPTVVSQCGNFPELLSAAREMFYYDSMNVLWDFVFLDPIASYCEAWLKRKRRSKVPASSGSVVFHGQNMQKKDEMQSQMPLQMVSDPESSCNDIDFPPGFEPGTHNLESFSESQPNSEIAPVAASVETKSVSHANLLSGALTKIQGSVENELYVAAKISLFKYFEDVIKEEMTALLCLTMEGSSNEETVDAKEPIHPLDLSCSLELAADTTSCSPEPQDSFSTCYASAFERLSLPMATGLDDDEDTEEPPPPGLEDFSESLALFKKNKFHPSQSDECIPDISKYITVAVCRQKLHAEVLRAWPPLFSDALRKCFASWRGLRSAGSNMSSGMINLAEDITYANRQENASNSFEMLAEQSKKPGQLNDSDLHDESLMVGKYTYYRKRKIGKRKSGSLSASLPAESDRPLKKTMEISGGQQISKFMDNLVEVRVSGSDSQELGISENKNLLNAVLSASTSAHRGTDKFALSSQRVQTKRRTTRRVKAKNAQTKKLSGAIKSQNNISYNLINEVFPYDKLEDVSLLKKVSSEVDKCAENDVCDTSLLKEPELFCSSDVAKLKRLSRSKRKVEIDQKVISSEVCTLPTASSAKKRKQRQAAGWKLKPSSPCPKSDGCARASIDGWQWRKWSRNAPASERARSRRKHVLIRYFGSGSKESKSSCVKGPSARTNRVKLRNLLAAAEGAELLKINQLKARKKRLCFQRSKIHDWGLVALEPIDAEDFVIEYVGELIRRQISDIREHQYEKMGIGSSYLFRLDDGYVVDATKRGGLARFINHSCEPNCYTKVITVEGQKKIFIYAKRHISAGEELTYNYKFPLEEQKIPCNCGSRRCRGSMN
- the LOC109711838 gene encoding histone-lysine N-methyltransferase ATXR7 isoform X3, which gives rise to MPTIGSPLCPGSAPICSSHPDSVMYEEPMPNITSIFSCRCGSNADPEESCFYGCHHFAARKRLKLSTSELSDMEGLQFAAEVDDLSEGCKPDLCSSRCTKACCSCNVIKRTESYAAMQESLHSINRNYETFEPYETGFVTTPARGSSGYAQSSSLGGYMYVNEHGQMCGPYIQQQLYEGLSTGFLPEDLPVYPVVDGKLTNAVPLKYLQQIPNQGYIVPSILSSMASESSKIATHWPIHSETESPAQSSNLVPKQQLMSYQVAADVAQVQTADTRKTDGNQPVLTETLPSEESCWMFEDEEGRRQGPHSIAELCYWHHSSYLHDLVMIYHVNNKFGPFTLASLIDKWSRDIMENAAEPVHDDFSSLISFISDISEDISFQLHSGIMKAARRVLIDEIISSMIPDFIALKKTQKNLRPKPSNQVAKLHNVIERKSYPVRDNAAISFHESKEMNSFQPADLMPTVVSQCGNFPELLSAAREMFYYDSMNVLWDFVFLDPIASYCEAWLKRKRRSKVPASSGSVVFHGQNMQKKDEMQSQMVSDPESSCNDIDFPPGFEPGTHNLESFSESQPNSEIAPVAASVETKSVSHANLLSGALTKIQGSVENELYVAAKISLFKYFEDVIKEEMTALLCLTMEGSSNEETVDAKEPIHPLDLSCSLELAADTTSCSPEPQDSFSTCYASAFERLSLPMATGLDDDEDTEEPPPPGLEDFSESLALFKKNKFHPSQSDECIPDISKYITVAVCRQKLHAEVLRAWPPLFSDALRKCFASWRGLRSAGSNMSSGMINLAEDITYANRQENASNSFEMLAEQSKKPGQLNDSDLHDESLMVGKYTYYRKRKIGKRKSGSLSASLPAESDRPLKKTMEISGGQQISKFMDNLVEVRVSGSDSQELGISENKNLLNAVLSASTSAHRGTDKFALSSQRVQTKRRTTRRVKAKNAQTKKLSGAIKSQNNISYNLINEVFPYDKLEDVSLLKKVSSEVDKCAENDVCDTSLLKEPELFCSSDVAKLKRLSRSKRKVEIDQKVISSEVCTLPTASSAKKRKQRQAAGWKLKPSSPCPKSDGCARASIDGWQWRKWSRNAPASERARSRRKHVLIRYFGSGSKESKSSCVKGPSARTNRVKLRNLLAAAEGAELLKINQLKARKKRLCFQRSKIHDWGLVALEPIDAEDFVIEYVGELIRRQISDIREHQYEKMGIGSSYLFRLDDGYVVDATKRGGLARFINHSCEPNCYTKVITVEGQKKIFIYAKRHISAGEELTYNYKFPLEEQKIPCNCGSRRCRGSMN
- the LOC109711838 gene encoding histone-lysine N-methyltransferase ATXR7 isoform X2 yields the protein MPTIGSPLCPGSAPICSSHPDSVMYEEPMPNITSIFSCRCGSNADPEESCFYGCHHFAARKRLKLSTSELSDMEGLQFAAEVDDLSEGCKPDLCSSRCTKACCSCNVIKRTESYAAMQESLHSINRNYETFEPYETGFVTTPARGSSGYAQSSSLGGYMYVNEHGQMCGPYIQQQLYEGLSTGFLPEDLPVYPVVDGKLTNAVPLKYLQQIPNQGYIVPSILSSMASESSKIATHWPIHSETESPAQSSNLVPKQQLMSYQVAADVAQVQTADTRKTDGNQPVLTETLPSEESCWMFEDEEGRRQGPHSIAELCYWHHSSYLHDLVMIYHVNNKFGPFTLASLIDKWSRDIMENAAEPVHDDFSSLISFISDISEDISFQLHSGIMKAARRVLIDEIISSMIPDFIALKKTQKNLRPKPSNQLHNVIERKSYPVRDNAAISFHESKEMNSFQPADLMPTVVSQCGNFPELLSAAREMFYYDSMNVLWDFVFLDPIASYCEAWLKRKRRSKVPASSGSVVFHGQNMQKKDEMQSQMPLQMVSDPESSCNDIDFPPGFEPGTHNLESFSESQPNSEIAPVAASVETKSVSHANLLSGALTKIQGSVENELYVAAKISLFKYFEDVIKEEMTALLCLTMEGSSNEETVDAKEPIHPLDLSCSLELAADTTSCSPEPQDSFSTCYASAFERLSLPMATGLDDDEDTEEPPPPGLEDFSESLALFKKNKFHPSQSDECIPDISKYITVAVCRQKLHAEVLRAWPPLFSDALRKCFASWRGLRSAGSNMSSGMINLAEDITYANRQENASNSFEMLAEQSKKPGQLNDSDLHDESLMVGKYTYYRKRKIGKRKSGSLSASLPAESDRPLKKTMEISGGQQISKFMDNLVEVRVSGSDSQELGISENKNLLNAVLSASTSAHRGTDKFALSSQRVQTKRRTTRRVKAKNAQTKKLSGAIKSQNNISYNLINEVFPYDKLEDVSLLKKVSSEVDKCAENDVCDTSLLKEPELFCSSDVAKLKRLSRSKRKVEIDQKVISSEVCTLPTASSAKKRKQRQAAGWKLKPSSPCPKSDGCARASIDGWQWRKWSRNAPASERARSRRKHVLIRYFGSGSKESKSSCVKGPSARTNRVKLRNLLAAAEGAELLKINQLKARKKRLCFQRSKIHDWGLVALEPIDAEDFVIEYVGELIRRQISDIREHQYEKMGIGSSYLFRLDDGYVVDATKRGGLARFINHSCEPNCYTKVITVEGQKKIFIYAKRHISAGEELTYNYKFPLEEQKIPCNCGSRRCRGSMN